In the genome of Lycorma delicatula isolate Av1 chromosome 8, ASM4794821v1, whole genome shotgun sequence, one region contains:
- the LOC142329470 gene encoding uncharacterized protein LOC142329470 — protein sequence MPAFVDKSLLIKRIFQGVGAKLITAPRRFGKSTNLDMLRSFLSIPVDKYGDRTNQSYNESYKIFKKLKIYNDKKFFYKNYRMYPVIYIDLKADYPITRYEDVIEILGDKIHDSFSEHKYLIYSKKLNNEEKERCRQWCCEESFLKMSPREIKIGLKQLSKFLYKHFNNTKVFILIDEYDSIIMRALFKIDVKELENIVELVIGQISMLCKSNKYVERAVITGVSYIAGVGLSGLNNVKVYTFLYNHPFVEFYGFSETEVKNLFENPIIHLKNDTIRKAREWYNGYTSTKGRRIFNPFSILNFLQDGTISNYWIESGYIDRLTVLFKHPFIKKIIEKLLNRKNVSIDFHHRIELEDIINLRS from the exons ATGCCGGCGTTCGtcgataaaagtttattaattaaacgaaTATTCCAAGGCGTAGGAGCAAAATTAATTACAGCCCCTCGTAGATTCGGAAAAAGTACTAACCTTGATATGCTGAGAAGTTTTTTATCTATACCTGTCGATAAATACGGTGACCGAACGAATCAAAGTTATAACGaatcgtataaaatttttaaaaagcttaagaTATATAACGACAAAAAGTTTTTCTACAAAAACTACCGTATGTATCCtgtaatttatatagatttgaaggCGGATTATCCGATTACAAGGTATGAAGATGTAATCGAAATACTTGGAGATAAAATACACGATAGTTTTAgcgaacataaatatttaatttacagcaAGAAACTGAATAATGAAGAAAAGGAAAGATGTAGACAGTGGTGCTGTGaagaaagttttcttaaaatgtcACCGAGAGAGATAAAGATCGGTTTGAAACagctaagtaaatttttatataagcatTTTAACAATACGAAAGTATTCATTCTTATCGATGAATACGATTCTATAATTATGAgagctttatttaaaatagatgttaaagaattagaaaatattgtagAATTGGTGATAGGACAGATTTCGATGCTTTGTAAATCGAATAAGTACGTAGAAAGAGCCGTAATAACAGGAGTTTCTTATATAGCCGGTGTAGGGCTTTCGGGGTTGAACAACGTAAAAGTATACACTTTTTTATATAACCACCCGTTCGTTGAATTCTATGGTTTTTCAGAAACCGAAGTCAAGAATCTTTTTGAAAATcctataattcatttaaaaaacgatACGATAAGAAAGGCTCGCGAATGGTATAACGGTTACACCAGTACGAAAGGTAGAAGAATATTTAACCcgttttctatattaaattttctacaagacGGCACGATAAGTAATTACTGGATAGAGTCAGGATATATCGATCGACTTACGGTTCTATTTAAACACccgtttataaagaaaataatcgaaaaattaCTTAATCGTAAAAACGTTTCGATCGATTTCCATCACCGTATAGAATTAGAagacataataaatttaagaa GCTGA